A segment of the Vicinamibacteria bacterium genome:
GAGGTGTTCCGCGGCTACCACCAGGCGGGAATCGTGCTCCTCTTTACCGAGGAGAACGCCCTGTCCATCGACGACCTGCGTGCCACGGCTTGGAACACCTACCACGCGGGCTTCAAGTACGTCCACGAGAAATCGGGGCAGGGGCTTCGTCCAGCCGAGCCGCGGCCCGATCCCCCCCGGCTCGGCCGTCCGCTGATTGCGCCGTGGAGCGTGTGCGCCCGCAAGGCGGGATATGTTCGGGCCGACGCCTACTGCACGCGGACGCGGACCATCTATCCCTATCCACCGCCGAGCGGACACAATCCCGCCATCAGCGTCAGTCACTTCTTCGTCCCCCGTGCCCTCGCCCGCGAGCTCGCGCTCTCGACGAGATCGACGGATGACGAAAAAGGATGAGCGTTCCGTCGAGCTCCTCGTCGGCCCTTACGATCCCAAAGACGTGGATGACGTAGAGCAGTCCGGGTCGCACGGTCTTGGCGAATACTACTGAACCTGGCTCAAGACAGCTGACCCCAATGCCGTTCGCGAATTTTCATCCAGTTCTAACCGCCGAAGGACAACGTGTCAGCCCGGCCGGAGTCTCTCGGCGCCCTCGAGTCGTGACTGTAGCTGCTCGAAAGTCAGCGTGATCCCGCCGAGAGCGCGATGTCTCGCATGGATCAGGCGGTCGACCATTCCCGCGCCGCCGGTTTGCGACAGCGCCGTCAGGGAAGTTTGTGGGTCAAGCGCGACGACGCCACTCGTGACGAAACGCAGCAGAAGCCCTTTTGCCTTGGGCTTCGGCACGCCGTAGTGATGCTGAAGTGCATGGTAGGCCTCGGCAACCGCAAGGTCCGTGACCAACACCGTATCCCCTTCGTCGAGGGCCCGTTCGAGTCGCGCTTTGGCCGCCTGAAACTGCCTTTGGGGAAGACCGATGAGCAGGCGAACGACGACCGACGTGTCAAGTCCGACGATCGCCACGGCCCATCGCCTCGCCAATCGTCTTCTCGATATCTTCCCAGCGGTGAGACTTGCCCTTGGCGTACCGTCTTGCCGCGCCCAGCCAGGACCAGTCGCGGCCCCGGGCCCTCAGAATCCAAACGGTCTCGCCCTCGAGCCTGCGCCTTTCGAGCTCGAGCTTGTCGCCGGGCTCGATTCCCAGCTCTTCGCAAACCTCGACGGGTAGCGTAGCCTGCCGTTTTGCTGTCACCGTGATCGACTTCATGGTTTCATCGTAGCTCGCATCTCCTTACGTTTCAATGGGCTAGTAAGGCAGCCTCACCAATTCCTCGCCGACGGCTGAGCGGTGGAGCTTCGACGAATCGCGGGAAAGCCTTCCGCCAGGCGTGGATGAATCCTTCGCGTCGCGACAACGCTACTCACCTCCGGTGACGATGGTCGGCAGACCCCGCTCTTCGAGCGTGCGGTTGAAGGCGGGAAGCTCGTTCTCGAGCAGCCCGTCGAGCTCCTGCTGGTAAGCGGACAGCCTTCCTTTGAGCACCTCGTGGACCTCGTGGTGCTGGTCGGCGGGCCGGAAGTCGGCCACCGCGACCGCGCTGGCGAGATAGGAAAGGTGTCCGGCGAGCATCGTGGGCCACCGCACGCGGTCCTGGCCCGTGCCGGTGAGTTTGAGCTGATAAAGCTTTTCCTCGAGGGCGATCAGTGTTCCGTTCAGCTCTTCGGCAGCCGAAAGGATCACATCGACTCCATCCTCGCCGAACGCGGTCGCGACGGCGGAGACGTCGTCGAGCTGCTTTCGGATCCATTCGATGCGGTTGATGGACTCGGCGGTAACGTTCAAGTCGTTTCGCAAGGCCTCGAGCATCTCCGTTTGAAGGCGGATGTCCTCCTCGGTGCCTTCGGAGTGAGGGTCTTTCAGAACTCGCAGCGGCTGTGTTTGCTCGCCGTCGCCCACCTGGAGCGCGACGGTGTACGAGCCGGGTGGCTGAAGAATCGAGATCCGGCCCACCGCGGCGGCGCGAAAGCCCTCGTTCCCCATTTCCACCCAGTCGGCATAAAGGGGTTTGGTCCGGAGCTTGATTTCCGTAGAGGGCTCACCTTCCAGGTCCCAGACGACGCGGTTGATCCCCGTCTTCTTCGTTCCGTCGAGCGTTCGAACCGTCTCGCCACCCGCGTTGCGAACGTGGACCTTGACGTCGCCCTCGGGCTCGGACTCGAGCCAATAGTTGATGATGGCGCCATAGGGCGGATCTTCGCCCGCCGAGGGATCGTCGAACATCGTCATCGGCGAGGTAATCGGCCGGAAGCGGTACGCGTCGCGCGGCGCGAAGAGGTGTGCCGCGGACTGTCGGACGTCGGACGTGAGTTGTTGAAGAGGTGTGATGTCATCGAGTATCCAGAAGCCTCGGCCGTAGGTGCCGATGACGAGATCGTTGAAATGCTCCTGCACGACGATCCAGTACATGGGTGCGGGGGGGAGGTTTTGCTGAAACGAGCGCCAGCTCGCCCCATCGTCGAAAGAGACGTAGAGGGCGTTCTCGGTGCCGAGATAGAGGAGGCCCGGCCGTACGGGATCTTCGCGAACGTTGCGCACGTAGCCCAACGGCGCGCCTCCGATCCCATTCGTGATCTTCGTCCAGCTCTGGCCATAGTCCTCGGTCTTGTAGACGAAGGCGTCGAAGTTACCGACCTGATGGAAGTCGATGCTCACGTAGGCCTTTCCCGCGTCCCACTTCGAGGCGTCGATGTTCCGAACCGTGCCGAGGGGCGGAAGACCGGGCAGGTTCGAGGTCACGTTCGTCCAGCTGGCGCCTCCATCGCGGCTCAGGTGGACCAGGCCGTCGTTCGTGCCGACCCAGTACAAACCTCGCTGTAAGGGAGATTCGTCGAATGCATAGATGACGCAGCAATACTCGACCCCGATGTTATCGGGCGTGAGTCCTCCCGATATCCCCTGTTTCGACTTGTCGTTCGTCGTGAGGTCGGGGCTTACCACGTCCCAGCTCTGGCCTCCGTTCGTCGTACGGTGAACGTGCTGGCTCGTGACGAAGACCGTGTTCGCGTCGTGCACGGAGACATGGACGGGAAAAGTCCACTGGAAGCGGTACCTGAGATCGGCCGCGGGCCATCCGCCCGTGCTCTCGGGCCAGACCTCGACCTGACGAAACTGCCTCGTGCTCTCGCGGTAGCGGACCACGATACCGCCCCGGGCGCCCGCTCCCGAGGCGCTCGACCAGATGACGTCGGCGTCCGTGGGATCGGGCGTGGCGAACCCGCTCTCGCCCCCACCTACCGAGTGCCACATTCCTCGGGTGATTCCGGTCGAGCCGAAGCCCGACCCGGTGCGTGAGTTGGAAGGCCCGCGGAACGAGGGTCCGTCCTGGCGGTTGCCGTAGACGTTGTAAGGAACCTGGTTGTCCACCGTGACGTGGTACATCTGAGCGACGGGAAGCTGAACCTTGAGCCACGACTTGCCGCGATTCTCGGAAATGGAAA
Coding sequences within it:
- a CDS encoding AbrB/MazE/SpoVT family DNA-binding domain-containing protein, producing MKSITVTAKRQATLPVEVCEELGIEPGDKLELERRRLEGETVWILRARGRDWSWLGAARRYAKGKSHRWEDIEKTIGEAMGRGDRRT
- a CDS encoding sialidase; its protein translation is MWKWFFAWLVVLPTAVAAQELDQLQFRHIGPVGNRTISVAGIPGDETTYYAGAASGGVWKTEDAGLTWTPVFDDQPVHSIGALAVSPSDPSIVWAGTGETFIRSNVSIGNGVFKSTDGGTTWRHMGLQGTGRIGRMIVHPTNPDVVYAAALGHGYSPQQERGVYRTTDGGETWSRVLFVDENTGASDLVMDPGNPRILVAGMWQIEIRTWGRESGGPGSGIHLSRDGGDTWTRLEGNGLPKLPVGKIALCMTPRDSKRIYALIETGDGVPWHGEETESGELWRSDDGGKNWKLASHNRDLAGRSAYYSRCAVSTDDPDEVYFLAAAYSRSLDGGQSHETASRSGSGFPAPGWDHHDMWIDPRNGDRMAVAHDGGVSISENRGKSWLKVQLPVAQMYHVTVDNQVPYNVYGNRQDGPSFRGPSNSRTGSGFGSTGITRGMWHSVGGGESGFATPDPTDADVIWSSASGAGARGGIVVRYRESTRQFRQVEVWPESTGGWPAADLRYRFQWTFPVHVSVHDANTVFVTSQHVHRTTNGGQSWDVVSPDLTTNDKSKQGISGGLTPDNIGVEYCCVIYAFDESPLQRGLYWVGTNDGLVHLSRDGGASWTNVTSNLPGLPPLGTVRNIDASKWDAGKAYVSIDFHQVGNFDAFVYKTEDYGQSWTKITNGIGGAPLGYVRNVREDPVRPGLLYLGTENALYVSFDDGASWRSFQQNLPPAPMYWIVVQEHFNDLVIGTYGRGFWILDDITPLQQLTSDVRQSAAHLFAPRDAYRFRPITSPMTMFDDPSAGEDPPYGAIINYWLESEPEGDVKVHVRNAGGETVRTLDGTKKTGINRVVWDLEGEPSTEIKLRTKPLYADWVEMGNEGFRAAAVGRISILQPPGSYTVALQVGDGEQTQPLRVLKDPHSEGTEEDIRLQTEMLEALRNDLNVTAESINRIEWIRKQLDDVSAVATAFGEDGVDVILSAAEELNGTLIALEEKLYQLKLTGTGQDRVRWPTMLAGHLSYLASAVAVADFRPADQHHEVHEVLKGRLSAYQQELDGLLENELPAFNRTLEERGLPTIVTGGE
- a CDS encoding PIN domain-containing protein; translation: MAIVGLDTSVVVRLLIGLPQRQFQAAKARLERALDEGDTVLVTDLAVAEAYHALQHHYGVPKPKAKGLLLRFVTSGVVALDPQTSLTALSQTGGAGMVDRLIHARHRALGGITLTFEQLQSRLEGAERLRPG